A single Streptococcus thermophilus DNA region contains:
- the trpD gene encoding anthranilate phosphoribosyltransferase, translated as MKEIFLQISNRQDLSQDQVQAVFDRILKNEVSESQIASFLMGLKIKGETSDEITGIVRALKSHATVLPETFTDAMCNCGTGGDQSYSFNISTTACFVLAAGGIRMAKAGNRSISSKSGSADVLEVLGINVAASPEILSKALDEVGLAFIFAQTMHPAMRFIGPARQALGIPTIMNLVGPLANPLDLETQLMGLYRVELQEIVANAIQQLGRKRAVIITGPDNMDEAALYGTNTYTLLEDGHISQHTFTYEDLGMEKVELSDITGGDAKENAEILLSVLRNEASPYLETTVLNVGLGFFANGKAGTIKEGVELARQLIADGSALEKLRKLQEVQV; from the coding sequence ATGAAAGAAATATTTCTACAAATCTCAAACCGACAAGACTTGTCTCAAGACCAAGTCCAAGCAGTCTTTGACCGCATTCTCAAAAATGAAGTCTCAGAAAGCCAAATCGCTTCCTTCCTTATGGGGCTTAAAATTAAGGGAGAAACATCAGATGAAATCACAGGTATCGTGCGTGCCCTCAAATCACATGCGACGGTCTTGCCTGAGACCTTCACAGATGCTATGTGTAACTGTGGTACTGGTGGAGACCAATCTTATAGCTTTAACATTTCAACAACGGCTTGCTTTGTCCTAGCAGCAGGTGGTATTCGTATGGCTAAGGCTGGTAACCGTTCGATTTCCTCTAAATCTGGTTCGGCAGATGTCCTTGAAGTCCTTGGAATCAACGTTGCGGCATCACCAGAAATCCTATCTAAAGCACTTGACGAGGTTGGTTTGGCCTTTATCTTTGCACAAACCATGCACCCAGCCATGCGTTTTATCGGTCCAGCTCGCCAAGCTCTTGGGATTCCAACGATTATGAACTTGGTTGGGCCACTGGCTAATCCGCTTGACCTTGAGACGCAACTCATGGGGCTCTATCGTGTGGAGCTGCAAGAGATTGTTGCTAATGCTATTCAACAGTTGGGAAGAAAACGTGCGGTTATTATCACAGGTCCTGACAATATGGACGAAGCTGCTCTCTATGGTACTAACACCTACACCCTTTTGGAAGATGGTCACATCAGCCAGCACACCTTTACTTATGAAGATCTGGGTATGGAAAAGGTTGAGTTGTCTGATATCACAGGTGGTGATGCCAAGGAAAATGCAGAGATTCTCCTTAGTGTCTTGAGAAATGAAGCTAGTCCTTATCTTGAAACAACAGTGCTTAATGTAGGTCTTGGTTTCTTTGCCAATGGTAAGGCTGGGACCATTAAAGAAGGTGTTGAGCTTGCTCGTCAATTAATTGCGGACGGATCAGCCCTAGAGAAACTTCGCAAACTCCAAGAGGTACAAGTATGA
- a CDS encoding phosphoribosylanthranilate isomerase, producing the protein MTKVKICGLSTPEAVATAVKAGADYIGFVFAKSKRQVSLEQAHELAKGVTGQTKIVGVFVSPSLKELEEAISQVPLDIVQIHGTFDEDLIPKISVPVIRAIQISDGDSQVKSQAGYLLFDAPIAGSGQTFDWQLLADKQIEQDYFIAGGLAVDNVAEAKETFHPYALDVSSGVETDGYKDLKKIKAFIERVKA; encoded by the coding sequence TTGACAAAGGTTAAAATTTGTGGACTGTCGACACCAGAAGCAGTAGCCACTGCAGTTAAAGCAGGTGCTGACTATATTGGTTTTGTGTTCGCCAAAAGCAAGCGTCAAGTGAGTCTTGAACAAGCTCACGAGTTGGCTAAAGGGGTGACAGGCCAGACAAAAATCGTTGGTGTCTTTGTTTCACCAAGCCTTAAGGAACTGGAAGAAGCGATTAGTCAGGTTCCCTTAGATATCGTTCAGATTCATGGAACTTTTGATGAAGATCTGATTCCAAAGATATCAGTACCAGTTATTCGAGCAATTCAGATTTCGGATGGTGATTCTCAAGTCAAGAGCCAGGCGGGTTATCTTCTTTTTGATGCTCCTATTGCCGGCAGTGGTCAGACCTTTGACTGGCAACTCTTGGCTGACAAGCAGATTGAACAGGACTACTTTATCGCTGGTGGTTTGGCTGTGGATAATGTGGCAGAGGCCAAGGAAACCTTCCATCCCTATGCCTTGGATGTGTCCTCAGGTGTAGAGACAGATGGTTACAAGGATTTAAAGAAGATTAAAGCATTTATAGAAAGAGTGAAAGCATGA
- a CDS encoding CopY/TcrY family copper transport repressor: protein MLAISSAEWEVMRVLWAKGQATSSEIIEILAKKLDWSASTVKTLIGRLADKGYLTSQRQGRGFIYQASLGEDEANFQALEAVFDKICLTKHSDLLGQLIAKTPMTQADVDKLQALLLAKAPVDQVVCDCVPGQCACGHHMEVN, encoded by the coding sequence ATGCTGGCAATTTCATCTGCAGAATGGGAAGTCATGAGAGTGCTCTGGGCTAAGGGGCAAGCGACTTCTTCAGAGATTATAGAGATTCTAGCTAAGAAGCTAGACTGGTCGGCTTCGACAGTTAAGACCTTGATTGGACGTTTGGCGGATAAGGGTTACCTAACCAGTCAGCGTCAAGGACGCGGGTTTATCTATCAAGCTAGCCTAGGTGAAGATGAGGCGAATTTTCAGGCTTTAGAGGCTGTTTTTGACAAGATTTGTTTGACCAAACATAGCGATTTATTGGGTCAACTCATCGCAAAGACACCAATGACGCAAGCTGATGTGGATAAGTTGCAGGCCTTGCTTTTAGCAAAAGCACCTGTGGATCAGGTGGTTTGTGACTGTGTGCCTGGCCAATGCGCTTGTGGGCATCATATGGAGGTGAATTAG
- the copZ gene encoding copper chaperone CopZ, protein MTKTYKITGMKCQGCVNTVTEKLSAVKGVDKVQVDLENKQVTIEGKPWKWSLKLALKGTKFELGDEI, encoded by the coding sequence ATGACAAAAACTTATAAAATCACAGGAATGAAATGCCAAGGATGTGTTAACACCGTTACTGAAAAACTCTCCGCTGTCAAAGGTGTAGACAAGGTCCAAGTTGACCTCGAAAACAAACAAGTCACTATCGAAGGGAAACCTTGGAAATGGTCTCTCAAACTTGCCCTAAAAGGCACTAAGTTCGAGCTTGGTGACGAAATTTAA
- the trpC gene encoding indole-3-glycerol phosphate synthase TrpC, which yields MSKAFLPTILEQKEKEVAQLVMEDLQPLRQTYRLYDFLKSNQNKLQIISEVKKASPSMGDINLDVDIVAQAKTYEENGAAMISVLTDEVFFKGDISYLKEISTQVAIPTLAKDFIIDEKQIVRSRNAGATVILLIVAALPEARLKELYDFATSLGLEVLVETHNLPELEVAHRIGAEIIGVNNRNLVTFETDINTSLELSTHFKDKPVYISESAIFTGQDAALVAPYFNGILVGTALMTADNVAKKVKELQIDKG from the coding sequence ATGAGTAAAGCTTTTCTTCCAACAATCCTAGAACAAAAAGAAAAAGAAGTGGCCCAGTTGGTCATGGAAGACTTACAGCCCTTGCGTCAGACCTATCGCCTTTATGATTTTCTCAAGTCAAATCAAAACAAGTTGCAAATTATTTCTGAAGTGAAGAAAGCCAGTCCAAGTATGGGTGATATTAACCTAGATGTGGATATTGTAGCTCAGGCCAAGACCTATGAGGAAAATGGGGCAGCCATGATTTCAGTTTTGACTGACGAAGTCTTCTTCAAAGGTGATATTTCCTATTTGAAAGAAATTTCGACACAGGTAGCGATTCCAACCTTGGCTAAGGACTTCATTATTGATGAGAAACAGATTGTGCGTAGCCGTAATGCGGGTGCGACAGTCATTCTCTTGATTGTAGCGGCCTTGCCAGAAGCTCGTCTCAAGGAGCTCTATGATTTTGCGACTAGCCTTGGCTTGGAAGTCTTGGTTGAAACGCATAATCTGCCAGAATTGGAAGTGGCTCACCGTATTGGTGCTGAAATTATCGGAGTAAACAACCGTAATTTGGTGACATTTGAGACAGATATCAATACCAGTCTTGAGTTATCGACGCATTTCAAGGATAAACCTGTTTATATTTCTGAGTCGGCTATTTTTACAGGTCAGGATGCTGCCCTAGTTGCCCCATATTTTAATGGGATTCTGGTAGGAACTGCCCTTATGACGGCTGACAATGTAGCTAAAAAGGTCAAGGAGTTGCAAATTGACAAAGGTTAA
- the trpA gene encoding tryptophan synthase subunit alpha has translation MTKTLTKHLQAIKDSKRGIFVPYIMAGDHAKGLDGLFETITLLENSGVSAIEVGIPWSDPVADGPIIELAGQRSLAKDVTLTAIIKKLQEKKTQVPLVIMTYINPVYQYCIEAFVKDLAETSVKGLIIPDLPNEHADFITPYLRDSDIALVPLVSLTTGIDRQKQLIDGAEGFIYAVAINGVTGKTGNYRDDLDKHLSNLTAYADIPVLTGFGVSTEEDIKRFNAVSDGVIVGSKIVRDLHDGKEEEVAEFVTFGSHFEK, from the coding sequence ATGACAAAAACACTGACAAAACACCTACAAGCTATCAAAGACAGTAAACGCGGTATTTTCGTGCCCTATATCATGGCTGGTGACCACGCTAAAGGTCTAGACGGACTCTTTGAGACTATTACTCTCTTAGAAAATAGCGGTGTTTCAGCTATCGAGGTGGGTATTCCATGGTCTGACCCAGTGGCTGATGGTCCCATTATTGAACTAGCAGGACAACGTAGTTTGGCTAAAGACGTGACTTTAACAGCTATCATCAAGAAGCTTCAAGAAAAAAAGACACAGGTGCCTTTGGTTATCATGACCTACATCAACCCAGTTTATCAGTATTGTATTGAAGCCTTTGTCAAAGATTTAGCAGAGACTTCTGTCAAGGGGCTCATCATTCCTGATTTGCCAAATGAACATGCTGACTTTATCACTCCTTATTTGAGAGACAGTGACATTGCTCTCGTGCCTTTGGTCAGCTTGACTACAGGCATTGATCGTCAGAAACAGTTGATTGATGGTGCAGAAGGCTTTATCTACGCCGTTGCCATCAATGGTGTTACTGGTAAGACTGGTAATTACCGTGATGACCTTGATAAACACTTATCTAACTTGACTGCCTATGCAGACATTCCAGTTCTCACAGGTTTTGGTGTGTCAACAGAGGAAGACATTAAACGCTTTAATGCTGTGTCAGACGGTGTTATCGTGGGATCAAAAATTGTCCGTGACCTGCACGACGGTAAGGAAGAAGAAGTCGCTGAATTTGTTACATTCGGCTCACATTTTGAAAAATAG
- the trpB gene encoding tryptophan synthase subunit beta, producing the protein MTYQQPDAKGFYGKFGGQFVPETLMTAVIELDKAYREAKEDSSFQAKLDDLLKNYVGRETPLYHAKRLTDHIGGAQIYLKREDLNHTGAHKINNALGQVLLAKRMGKKKIIAETGAGQHGVATATAAALFDMDCTIYMGEEDVKRQALNVFRMELLGAKVFSVTDGSRVLKDAVNAALRAWVAGIDDTHYIMGSALGPAPFPEIVRDFQSVIGREVKRQYAEISGGKLPDAVMACIGGGSNAIGMFYPFVNDKSVAMYGAEASGLGLDTEKHAATFAKGRPGILHGALMDVLQDAHGQIMEAFSISAGLDYPGVGPEHCYFNKIGRATYDSITDEEALEGFKLLSRLEGIIPALESSHAIALAQKVAAKMSPDQSLIVCLSGRGDKDVMQVKERFEAEAEGK; encoded by the coding sequence ATGACATATCAACAACCTGATGCAAAAGGATTTTACGGAAAATTCGGCGGTCAGTTCGTTCCCGAAACGCTGATGACAGCCGTTATTGAATTGGATAAGGCCTATCGTGAAGCCAAAGAAGATTCAAGTTTCCAAGCGAAATTGGATGACCTCCTTAAAAACTATGTTGGCCGTGAAACACCTCTTTACCACGCCAAACGTTTGACAGATCATATCGGTGGAGCGCAAATTTACCTTAAACGTGAAGACCTTAACCACACAGGGGCCCACAAGATTAACAATGCCCTCGGTCAAGTCTTGCTTGCTAAACGTATGGGTAAGAAGAAAATCATCGCCGAAACTGGTGCAGGTCAACACGGTGTCGCAACAGCGACAGCCGCTGCTCTTTTCGACATGGACTGTACCATCTATATGGGTGAGGAAGATGTGAAACGTCAGGCGCTTAACGTTTTCCGTATGGAGTTGCTTGGTGCCAAGGTATTTAGTGTTACAGATGGTTCGCGCGTGCTTAAGGACGCTGTAAATGCTGCTCTTCGTGCTTGGGTAGCAGGTATTGATGACACTCACTACATCATGGGATCTGCCCTTGGTCCTGCACCATTCCCAGAAATTGTTCGTGACTTTCAATCTGTCATCGGTCGTGAAGTCAAACGTCAATATGCAGAAATTTCAGGCGGTAAATTGCCTGATGCTGTAATGGCTTGTATCGGTGGTGGTTCAAATGCTATCGGTATGTTCTACCCATTTGTTAATGATAAATCAGTAGCCATGTATGGTGCTGAGGCTTCTGGTTTGGGGCTTGATACTGAAAAACACGCCGCAACCTTTGCCAAAGGTCGTCCAGGTATCCTTCATGGAGCCCTTATGGATGTCCTCCAAGATGCTCATGGTCAAATCATGGAAGCCTTCTCTATATCAGCTGGTCTGGACTACCCAGGGGTTGGTCCTGAGCACTGTTATTTCAACAAAATAGGACGTGCGACTTACGACTCTATCACAGATGAAGAAGCTCTCGAAGGATTCAAACTTCTGTCACGTTTGGAAGGTATTATCCCAGCTCTTGAGTCTAGCCATGCCATTGCGCTTGCACAAAAAGTGGCAGCTAAGATGTCGCCAGACCAAAGCCTCATCGTCTGCCTCTCAGGTCGTGGGGATAAGGACGTTATGCAGGTTAAAGAACGTTTTGAAGCTGAAGCAGAAGGGAAATAA
- a CDS encoding aminodeoxychorismate/anthranilate synthase component II, giving the protein MILLVDNYDSFTYNLAQYLGTFTEVKVLRNDDEKLYEEAEKAYGLVFSPGPGWPADAGKMEALIKDFAGKKPMMGICLGHQAIAETFGGKLGLAKNVMHGKQSNITFETPSPIFKDIDNDVPIMRYHSIVVDQMPEGFDVTAITTDDQEIMAIQHKELPIYGLQYHPESIGSPDGLKMVENFVKIVAG; this is encoded by the coding sequence ATGATTTTACTAGTTGATAACTACGATTCTTTTACCTATAATTTGGCACAATACCTAGGGACATTTACAGAGGTGAAAGTCTTACGTAACGATGATGAGAAGCTCTATGAAGAGGCGGAAAAAGCTTACGGGCTAGTCTTTTCACCGGGTCCAGGTTGGCCAGCTGATGCGGGTAAAATGGAAGCCTTGATTAAGGATTTCGCTGGTAAAAAACCGATGATGGGAATTTGCTTGGGGCACCAGGCTATTGCGGAAACTTTTGGTGGTAAACTTGGCTTGGCTAAGAATGTCATGCATGGCAAACAAAGCAATATTACTTTTGAAACGCCATCGCCAATTTTCAAGGATATTGACAATGATGTCCCAATCATGCGTTACCATTCCATCGTTGTTGACCAAATGCCAGAGGGCTTTGATGTGACAGCCATCACAACTGATGATCAAGAAATCATGGCCATTCAACATAAGGAGCTACCAATTTATGGTTTGCAATATCACCCAGAGAGCATCGGAAGTCCAGATGGTCTCAAGATGGTTGAAAATTTTGTGAAAATTGTTGCAGGCTAG
- a CDS encoding heavy metal translocating P-type ATPase, giving the protein MSKETFVVNGMTCASCVANVENAVNNLDGVDKAVVNLTTEKMSVDYSGNKVSPEAIEKAVADAGYEAQVYNPDTAKSQEEREEDKIHKVRERLIWSSVFTIPLFYLAMGPMVGLPVPNFLSPHHAALSYALVLLILTVPVMWLGRSFYSNGFRTLAKGHPNMDALVALATSAAFLYSLFGTYHISLGHVHHAHQLYYESVAVILTLITLGKYFETLSKGRTSDAIKKLMHLSAKEATVLRDGKEVKLPVDKVVLGDHIVVKPGEKIAVDGQVISGSSAIDESMLTGESLPIEKSVGKPVFAGSINGQGSLIYEAEKIGKDTLLSQIIKLVEDAQQTKAPIAKIADQVSAVFVPVVMAIAFVSGLFWYFIMGQTFTFAMTVAVSVLVIACPCALGLATPTAIMVGTGLGAEHGILYKRGDVLELAHKADVLVFDKTGTITQGKPQLVSSYTYGNSGVAALQLLASLEAKSEHPLSQAILVAAENANLDVLEMDNFSSLTGRGLTASYAGKTYLAGNQTLMAEEKVDLTSAQADFQNLTDDGETPIFLAEDGKLIGLFGVSDQVKADSADMVAALHQMGKEVIMLTGDNDQTAQAIAQKVGIKRVISQVLPQEKSRVISDLQVEGKSVIMVGDGINDAPALATADIGIAMGSGTDIAMESADMVLMKPNLMDVVKALKISQATITTIKENLFWAFIYNILSIPAAMGVLHLFGGPLLDPMIAGFAMSFSSVSVVLNSLRLKRCKI; this is encoded by the coding sequence ATGTCAAAAGAAACTTTTGTGGTTAATGGGATGACTTGTGCGTCCTGTGTGGCCAATGTTGAAAATGCTGTGAATAATTTGGATGGTGTGGACAAGGCTGTTGTTAATCTGACCACGGAAAAAATGTCTGTGGATTACTCTGGGAACAAGGTTAGTCCAGAAGCTATTGAAAAAGCTGTGGCTGACGCTGGTTATGAAGCCCAAGTCTACAATCCAGATACAGCTAAAAGTCAGGAAGAACGTGAAGAAGACAAAATCCACAAGGTGCGTGAGCGCCTCATTTGGTCATCGGTCTTCACCATTCCTCTCTTTTATCTAGCTATGGGGCCAATGGTCGGTTTGCCTGTGCCAAACTTCTTGTCTCCTCACCATGCAGCCTTGAGCTATGCCTTGGTGCTTTTGATTTTGACAGTGCCCGTTATGTGGTTGGGTCGTTCCTTCTATAGTAATGGTTTTCGTACTTTGGCCAAGGGTCACCCTAACATGGACGCCTTGGTAGCCTTGGCAACTTCAGCGGCCTTTCTTTATAGTCTCTTTGGTACTTATCACATTTCTTTGGGGCATGTCCATCACGCCCACCAACTTTATTATGAGTCGGTAGCTGTTATCTTGACCCTGATTACTCTAGGTAAGTATTTTGAAACCCTCTCTAAAGGTCGGACTTCAGATGCTATCAAGAAACTCATGCACTTGTCAGCCAAGGAGGCAACCGTTCTTCGGGACGGTAAGGAAGTCAAGCTTCCTGTGGATAAGGTTGTTCTTGGTGACCATATTGTGGTCAAACCTGGGGAAAAGATAGCCGTGGATGGTCAGGTGATTTCAGGTAGCTCTGCGATTGATGAGAGCATGCTAACAGGTGAGTCCCTCCCTATTGAAAAATCTGTTGGTAAACCAGTGTTTGCAGGTTCTATTAATGGTCAAGGTAGCTTGATTTATGAGGCTGAAAAGATTGGTAAGGACACCTTGCTTTCCCAAATCATTAAATTGGTTGAAGATGCCCAACAAACCAAGGCACCTATTGCCAAGATAGCCGATCAGGTGTCAGCAGTCTTTGTTCCTGTTGTCATGGCTATCGCCTTTGTATCTGGCCTCTTTTGGTACTTTATCATGGGACAAACCTTTACTTTTGCCATGACTGTAGCAGTTAGTGTATTGGTCATTGCTTGTCCATGTGCATTGGGACTTGCGACACCGACAGCTATCATGGTTGGTACAGGGCTTGGCGCTGAGCACGGTATTCTCTACAAGCGTGGGGATGTGCTCGAGCTAGCTCACAAGGCTGACGTCCTCGTTTTTGACAAGACAGGAACCATTACTCAAGGGAAACCTCAGTTGGTTTCTAGCTATACCTATGGCAATAGTGGAGTAGCCGCCTTACAACTTTTGGCATCATTGGAAGCCAAGTCTGAACACCCCTTGAGTCAAGCAATTCTTGTAGCAGCAGAAAATGCTAACTTGGACGTGTTAGAGATGGACAATTTCTCAAGTTTGACTGGACGAGGACTTACTGCCAGCTATGCAGGCAAGACTTATCTAGCTGGGAACCAAACTCTTATGGCAGAGGAAAAAGTCGACTTGACTTCAGCACAAGCTGATTTCCAAAACTTGACAGATGATGGTGAAACTCCTATATTCCTAGCTGAAGATGGCAAGTTAATCGGACTCTTTGGTGTATCCGATCAGGTTAAAGCAGATAGTGCAGATATGGTGGCGGCTCTTCATCAAATGGGCAAGGAAGTCATCATGTTGACTGGTGATAATGACCAAACAGCCCAAGCCATCGCTCAAAAGGTTGGCATCAAACGTGTCATCAGTCAAGTGCTTCCGCAAGAAAAATCTAGAGTGATTAGCGACCTTCAGGTAGAAGGAAAATCAGTCATCATGGTTGGTGATGGTATCAATGATGCCCCAGCCCTTGCGACTGCTGATATCGGTATTGCCATGGGGTCAGGGACAGATATTGCCATGGAAAGTGCGGATATGGTCCTTATGAAACCCAACCTCATGGATGTGGTCAAAGCTTTGAAAATTAGTCAGGCGACTATCACAACGATTAAAGAAAACCTCTTTTGGGCCTTTATCTACAATATCTTGTCTATCCCAGCGGCTATGGGTGTCCTCCACCTCTTTGGAGGTCCCCTTCTTGATCCAATGATAGCAGGATTTGCCATGAGTTTTAGCTCTGTTTCGGTCGTTCTTAATTCTCTGCGTCTCAAGCGCTGCAAAATTTAA